GTCGCCCGCGTTCATCCAGCTCTTCGACCAGACTTCGATACTTAGACCGAAGCCAGCACACAATGGTCTCGTCTCTCATCCCTGCTCTTGTGCAGAGGCTCTCCACTCCGGTCAATCACTATTGCGGTAAGTTGTTTCCTGCCACCGCCTTAGTGCGGCGGAGGAAAAAGCGCAACGTACAGAAGCCACCAATGGTGAACAAGCGAAACCCTATCAAGCTGATCGGTTGTTCATGTATCTATGGGAGCGTGGCTATGGCACCTCGGTGTATAAGGCCGGTACGTTTGCGCGCATAGGTGATCGTTTTGTTGCCCGCCACATTGGCTTTGAGCAGGCCCGCCGCAACTATGCCACCCTGTTAGATATTCCTGTACGCTTACGTGAACACGTCGATCGTTTGGAGAAGCAAGCAGAAGCCGAGATGCAGAAGCTGGCGGCTCTTGAACAAACTGCTGAAGAAGCTGAGGGCGGCCTCGTGCGCGAAAAAGAGCTGGCTACCGCGAAAACGAAACTGCAAGAGTTCGATCACGCCATCGCTGAGGAAGAAAAGCGCTATGCGTTGTTACTGCAGCAGCGCGAACCTTATACCGTCGGCAAAGATCGTCAGTTTCAGGAAGCGCTGGAACTGCTGGCGACCAGCCTGCGTGCTGAACCGTTGCCGCAGTTGCGACGGGAAGCGCAGCTCACTGCCAGTGCTGAAGATGACCGCATCGTGAACGACCTGATCCGACAGCAACATGAAGAAAATACGCTTGAGAGTAGCCTGCAAGAGCATCAAACGATTCGCCACGGCAACTTGCAGCGATTGCATGAACTCGAACAGATCCGGCAGCAGTTCAAGCAGCAGGAATACGATTCCCCATACTCAGATTTTGGCAATGGCGATGCGGTCAGTATTCTCATCAGCCAGTTTCTTCGTGGCATGATTAACGCCGAACAAATGTGGCGTACCATGCAACGAAACCAACGGTTTCGCCGCCCATCCTACCCGCGGCCAAGCGACATCGGCTTTCCAGATACCTTTCGCTTTCCCAGCGGCATACGGCTTCCCGATGGTTGGGGAAGTGGTGGTATTGGGTTTCCTGGTGGAAGTTCGGGAGGTGAGAGACCCAGTGGTGGTGGCGGCGGATTCCGCACTGGTGGAGGGTTCTAGCCATTTAGAACGGAACCGTTTCTCCTGCGAATTCATCACTATCAAGCACGATCACTTGCACGCCCAAGCCTTTCGGCAGCAGGGGCATTTCTGGTGGACCGACAATCAGTCCTTCTCCAAGGGACAGTGAACTGAGCACGCCTGAACTTTGATTGCCGGTCGAATGCGCGATGTAGTGGCCGTGCTCGTGGGTGATACGACACCGGACAAATTCAGTGAGGCCTTTGGCTTTTGCCACTTCTGCGCCCATCGAGGCATGCACAGTGGGAAGGAACAGTTTCTTATGGCCTGTCATTTTGCGGAGCGCTGGCAAAACATACAGGTAAAAGCACACGAGCGCAGAGACAGGATTGCCAGGAAGGCCAAAATACGGGCGTTCACGTAGCAAGCCGAATGTCAACGGTTTTCCCGGCTTCTGTGCCACCTGCCAAAACAAGCGATGCATATGTAACTCGTCCATCGCTTGTTTGACAAAATCAAAGTCACCAACTGAGACCCCACCGGTGGAGAGCACCACATCATGACGGACGGCTTCGGCTAAAGCGGCACGAATTTCTTCCAGCGTATCGCGGGCGATAGCGAGCGGGACGGGAATGCCTCCGGCTTCACGCACAGCAGCGGCTAAGGTGTAGGCATTCGAGTTCACAATTTGTCCAGGTCGTAACGCTTCGTCGATCTCGGCGAGTTCATTACCAGTGCTGAGAATGGCCACCCGTGGTCGTTGCCGAACAAGGACCAGGCTGCGTCCGACCGATGCCAACAGACCAATATCAGCGGCTCGTAACGTCCGCCCCTTTTCCAAGACTACCTGTCCGCGTTGAATATCCTCGCCACTTCCACGCACGTTGTTGCCTGGTCGCTCGCTGCGCTGAATCAACACTCGCCCTTCAACTTCTTCTGTATCTTCGACCTTTACAACGGTGTCGGCTCCCGCCGGCATGACCGCACCAGTCATGATCTTGCTTGCCGATCCTGGAGTTACCACATGTTTTGGAACCGCACCGGCTTGGATAACCTCAAGGACCCCTAGTGTGACCGGCTGATCAATCGTCGCACCGTGAATGTCATCCCAGCGCACGGCGTAACCATCCATAGCCGAGTTGGCGAACGGTGGGACTTCACGCCCAGAGCGGATCTCTTCCGTTAACACTCGACCGGTAGCGTCTAAAATGCCAGCTCGTTCGCCTGCCAAAAGGGGGACGGTGTCAAGAATCGTTCCTACAGCATCATGTACAGAAATCATAAGAGACAGAGTAGGCAAAGATGGCGGGGATCGTCAACAAGGTTGCCGATGAAAGCGAAAAGCCACTGTTTTCCCCTTACGCAACGCGTTTCGCGTAACATGTGTTGCGTGTTGCGTGGCCCTCAATGCGCTTACGCTTTTTTCGCGCGTAAACGATCTTGTAGTTTGCGATCTTTTTCCAACGTCGCCCTAGCAAGCTCTTCTTTGAACTTGACCATGCGCGCGAACAGTTCCGTATCCTTCACCGCAAGGATCTGAATCGCCAGCAGTCCGGCATTACGGCCACCATCAATAGCGACAGTCGCAACAGGAATTCCTGGCGGCATTTGCACCATCGATAGCAATGAATCATGCCCCTGCAAGGCTTTGCTTTTAACCGGGATACCAATGACTGGCAGCGGCGTGTGGGCTGCGACAACACCAGCCAAATGTGCGGCTCCACCGGCACCAGCAATAATCACTTGGAGTCCCTTTTGATGTGCTTGCTTGGCGAACTGGGCGGTGTCATCAGGTGAACGATGCGCCGACAGCACATGCATCTCATAGCCAACGCCAAACTCCTCGCAGACTTTCGCTGCTTCTTCCATCACGTCGAGATCAGAATCGCTTCCCATGAGGATACCGACTTTCGTAGACATGAATTTTCCTTTCGTGTTTCAAAGTTCACGCATCACGTTTCACGTACCACGTATTGCGTATTGCGTATTGCGTGTTGCGTGTTGCGTTTTACGTTTCACATCTCTGCCACTTTCTTTGTCACTTCCTCCAAGCGAATGCCACGCGAGCCTTTGACGAGAACGAGTTGAGGTCCATGAAAACGGTCTATCTCTTTACGGACAAACGTTGCCGCTCTGTCGGATTTGGCGAACCAACGAACCGGCACGGGGGTTTTCTTGACCGCTGCAGCAATAAGTTTAGCCTCTTTGCCAACGGTGACAACTAAATCGGGCAAGGGAAGCAGCGCTACGGCCATGGTGCCAATCTGTTGGTGGCGTATCTTGCTGAGGTCTCCAAGTTCCAGCATATCTCCCAGTACAAGGATGACGCGTTCTCCCGCAGTCCGTACCTGTTGTACGGTGAGCAAGGCTTGCTGCATCGACGCTGGGTTGGCATTGTAGCAGTCGTCGAGCACGGTGAGCCGGCGCGCTGGGACATTCACTACGGCCATGCGTCGTGCGGCTCCTTTCGCTGTACTGAGCGCTGCGCACGCATCGGCTAGCGCAATACCACACGTTGTCGCAGCCGCGATGGAGGCCGCCGCGGCCAGGGCGAAATGGCTGCCGAGCAATTGGAGTTGTACGTCGTGGGTGCCTGCCGGAGTTGCGAGGGCAAAATGGGTGCCCTGCCGGGTGACCTGCAGGTTGCTGATACGAAATTGGTTTGTATCTAGTTCACCAAAAGTGACAATTCGACATCGTGCTTGTCGGTGAACGGCCTCAAGGAGCCCCGCATGATCACCGTTCACGATAGCCAATCCCTGTGGTGGGAGTGCGGTGATCAGCTCAGTTTCTGCGGCAATCACCCCGGCGAGATCCTTCAGTGTTTCTGTATGCTCTTCAGCAATAGACGTGATGACGCCGATCTCAGGGCGGGCAATCTCACTGAGTGTCGTTAACTCGCCAGCACCGCTGGTGCCGAGTTCGAGCACCATGGCCTGCACGTCGTCATCGGCTCGTAAAATGGTCAACGGCAAGCCGATATGATTATTCAGATTCCCCTGCGTCGACCAGGTCTTCTTTTGCGAGGCGAACACCTGTGCCATCAGTTCTTTGGTCGTCGTTTTCCCATTGCTACCGGCGATACCAATGACACGTGCCTGCAGACGGTTTCGATACCACGTCGCTACATGCTGTAAAGCGGCGAGGGGATCTTTGACGCGAATGGCCACGGCATTGGCAGGGAGTTCGGGATTTACGTGTTCGGCAAAAAAGAATCCGGCTGCACCGTGCTGGACTGCTGCGGACAAAAATGCGTGTCCATCTGTTTGTGTGCCGGGTAAAGGAACAAACAGCGCACCTGTGGGTACGGTGCGGGAATCGATGGAGACCGCAGTAAAAACGGTATCCGCAAAACCACGGACGAGCGTTCCACCAGTCGCCTGGCAAATCTCCTGTGCTGTTAATCTCATTGCCGGGCAAATGTAACTAGCCGTACGCGGGCCTGCAAGGTCAGTAGGCCGGAAACGGCCTACTGCTGCGTTCCCAGCGCATTGATCCCCCTTGCGTCCCGTGCCACCATGCACCAGTGACTGACAAAGAACGACATGCCCGAGCGATTGTCTATGCACTGCGTGAGCGTGGATTTACTGCGTATTTCGCTGGTGGTTGTGTGCGTGACAAGCTGCTTGGTGTTGAACCGAAAGATTATGATGTGGCGACTGATGCGCCCGCGACCGAGGTCATGCGTTTGTTTCCGCAAACAGTTCCGGTTGGTGTGCAATTTGGTGTCGTCTTAGTGTTGTACGCTGGAACCCAAGTCGAGGTTGCTACCTTCCGCTCTGATGGCGTCTATGTCGATGGCCGCCATCCCACCAAGGTGCGGTTTAGTAATGCGCATGACGATGCGCAGCGGCGTGATTTCACCATCAACGGCATGTTTTATGATCCCTCGACTGAGCAAGTCATCGATTACGTTAAGGGACGACAGGATCTTGCGGCTGGCGTGATCCGTGCGATTGGTGATCCCTACGCTCGTTTTGCGGAAGACCGCTTACGGATGCTGCGCGGCGTGCGCCTGGCTGCTCGACTCGGGTTTGCGATCGAGCCGGAGACATTTGCGGCAACTCAAGACCTGGCGCCGACTATCGTTGATATGGCCTGGGAACGGATCGGCGACGAAATTAGCAAAATTCTTACCGACGGTGGTGCGCAACGCGCGTTTGCGTTGTTGACTGAATCACGATTACTGCCTGTGATTCTTCCCGAAATTGAAGCGATGCGCGGGGTCGAACAATCGCCGGATTTTCATCCTGAAGGCGACGTGTTCGTACACACGCTCCTCTTGCTAGCTAAGCTGGACCATCCGACTGAGACCTTAGCGTTAGGGGCATTGTTACATGACGTCGCCAAGCCGGTGTGTCGTGCACAGGGCGACAAGCGCATTACTTTCTACGGTCATTGTGAAACCGGTGCTGAGATGGCGATCGACATCTGCCAACGTCTCAAACGCTCACGTGAGACATGGGAGCGTGTTGCCTACTTAGTCAAAAATCATCTCCGCTTGATCAGCGCGCCGCAGATGCGCGCTTCGACCCTCAAGCGCTTTTTGCGTGAGGACGGAATTGAAGAACTGCTAGAATTGGCACGGATTGATGCGTTGTCTTCAAGTGGAGACCTCGGTCCTTATGAGTTCTGTCGTCAACAACTTGCGAAGCTGGGACCTGAACAAATCGCACCGCCTCGTTTATTAACCGGACGTGATTTAATTAGCCTTGGGCTTCAACCTGGGCCACGCTTCAAAGAGATTCTTGACGCGGTAGATGAT
The nucleotide sequence above comes from Deltaproteobacteria bacterium. Encoded proteins:
- a CDS encoding molybdopterin molybdotransferase MoeA; protein product: MISVHDAVGTILDTVPLLAGERAGILDATGRVLTEEIRSGREVPPFANSAMDGYAVRWDDIHGATIDQPVTLGVLEVIQAGAVPKHVVTPGSASKIMTGAVMPAGADTVVKVEDTEEVEGRVLIQRSERPGNNVRGSGEDIQRGQVVLEKGRTLRAADIGLLASVGRSLVLVRQRPRVAILSTGNELAEIDEALRPGQIVNSNAYTLAAAVREAGGIPVPLAIARDTLEEIRAALAEAVRHDVVLSTGGVSVGDFDFVKQAMDELHMHRLFWQVAQKPGKPLTFGLLRERPYFGLPGNPVSALVCFYLYVLPALRKMTGHKKLFLPTVHASMGAEVAKAKGLTEFVRCRITHEHGHYIAHSTGNQSSGVLSSLSLGEGLIVGPPEMPLLPKGLGVQVIVLDSDEFAGETVPF
- the purE gene encoding 5-(carboxyamino)imidazole ribonucleotide mutase; translation: MSTKVGILMGSDSDLDVMEEAAKVCEEFGVGYEMHVLSAHRSPDDTAQFAKQAHQKGLQVIIAGAGGAAHLAGVVAAHTPLPVIGIPVKSKALQGHDSLLSMVQMPPGIPVATVAIDGGRNAGLLAIQILAVKDTELFARMVKFKEELARATLEKDRKLQDRLRAKKA
- a CDS encoding UDP-N-acetylmuramoyl-tripeptide--D-alanyl-D-alanine ligase, coding for MRLTAQEICQATGGTLVRGFADTVFTAVSIDSRTVPTGALFVPLPGTQTDGHAFLSAAVQHGAAGFFFAEHVNPELPANAVAIRVKDPLAALQHVATWYRNRLQARVIGIAGSNGKTTTKELMAQVFASQKKTWSTQGNLNNHIGLPLTILRADDDVQAMVLELGTSGAGELTTLSEIARPEIGVITSIAEEHTETLKDLAGVIAAETELITALPPQGLAIVNGDHAGLLEAVHRQARCRIVTFGELDTNQFRISNLQVTRQGTHFALATPAGTHDVQLQLLGSHFALAAAASIAAATTCGIALADACAALSTAKGAARRMAVVNVPARRLTVLDDCYNANPASMQQALLTVQQVRTAGERVILVLGDMLELGDLSKIRHQQIGTMAVALLPLPDLVVTVGKEAKLIAAAVKKTPVPVRWFAKSDRAATFVRKEIDRFHGPQLVLVKGSRGIRLEEVTKKVAEM
- a CDS encoding CCA tRNA nucleotidyltransferase, yielding MTDKERHARAIVYALRERGFTAYFAGGCVRDKLLGVEPKDYDVATDAPATEVMRLFPQTVPVGVQFGVVLVLYAGTQVEVATFRSDGVYVDGRHPTKVRFSNAHDDAQRRDFTINGMFYDPSTEQVIDYVKGRQDLAAGVIRAIGDPYARFAEDRLRMLRGVRLAARLGFAIEPETFAATQDLAPTIVDMAWERIGDEISKILTDGGAQRAFALLTESRLLPVILPEIEAMRGVEQSPDFHPEGDVFVHTLLLLAKLDHPTETLALGALLHDVAKPVCRAQGDKRITFYGHCETGAEMAIDICQRLKRSRETWERVAYLVKNHLRLISAPQMRASTLKRFLREDGIEELLELARIDALSSSGDLGPYEFCRQQLAKLGPEQIAPPRLLTGRDLISLGLQPGPRFKEILDAVDDAQLEGQLLTHDDALSWVRQQYGI